The following coding sequences are from one Dermacentor albipictus isolate Rhodes 1998 colony unplaced genomic scaffold, USDA_Dalb.pri_finalv2 scaffold_12, whole genome shotgun sequence window:
- the LOC139051540 gene encoding uncharacterized protein codes for MLSAGNSVSAPGRGSSTPFLNEDASYKVVLPRLPTGNDVLNSIFLHADLSGRPYRAPDFRDALLEVVNTSDIVGVGQYQMSHVWMVTCASSAAKQTLVACGELRVKGLKCMVIDPETKNIKLKLLWLPPHLEPRRVEEAFQAYGQVKSVEREVWRCTGMEQWVTTNREVSLVLKDTITVTSIPHIMSIYGHQCLVLIPGRPPLCLRCKRVGHVRRQCRTPRCLQCHRFGHSADACVSTYANKLRSGQSSADEPQLDHLMDSTEVVDATGETTGGIRDEDQESLKPTPTGKSSSSNTSEATGEDDSVCPPGLASLKEKPPDDKAEEEEAMDISQARKRPAPCTDEATESALQAPEKVSASAQRTPSPSDNVPRRFYQRSKESATKKPKGSKTTDLPVAKGDETQKL; via the coding sequence ATGCTCTCTGCTGGAAACAGCGTATCGGCCCCAGGCCGAGGTTCGTCGACCCCGTTTTTGAACGAAGATGCAAGCTACAAAGTTGTCCTCCCGCGTCTTCCAACCGGTAACGATGTTTTGAATTCTATTTTCCTTCATGCGGACTTGAGTGGCAGACCATACCGTGCTCCCGACTTCCGCGACGCTCTGCTTGAGGTAGTGAATACTTCAGATATTGTTGGTGTCGGACAGTATCAAATGAGCCATGTATGGATGGTTACTTGCGCTAGTAGTGCGGCAAAACAGACTCTCGTCGCCTGTGGTGAGCTACGTGTCAAAGGGCTGAAGTGCATGGTGATAGATCCGGAGACTAAAAACATCAAGCTTAAATTACTATGGCTTCCACCTCACCTTGAACCACGACGCGTTGAAGAGGCGTTCCAGGCCTATGGTCAGGTGAAGTCGGTGGAGAGAGAAGTTTGGAGATGCACTGGCATGGAACAGTGGGTGACAACAAACCGGgaggtttccttggtgctcaaGGATACTATCACCGTAACCTCAATACCGCACATTATGTCCATTTATGGACACCAGTGCCTCGTACTTATCCCCGGTAGGCCTCCGCTGTGCCTTCGTTGCAAGCGCGTGGGACACGTTCGACGACAATGCAGAACACCGAGATGCCTACAGTGCCACCGATTTGGTCACTCAGCGGACGCCTGCGTGTCCACCTACGCCAATAAGCTTCGTTCTGGGCAATCTAGCGCAGACGAGCCACAACTGGACCATCTCATGGATTCTACAGAGGTAGTAGATGCCACCGGAGAGACTACAGGTGGCATTAGGGACGAGGACCAGGAGTCCTTGAAGCCAACGCCAACCGGTAAAAGCAGCTCCAGTAATACTAGCGAAGCTACCGGCGAGGATGACTCAGTTTGCCCACCTGGCCTAGCAAGCCTAAAAGAAAAGCCCCCTGATGACAAGGCAGAAgaggaagaggcgatggacataaGTCAGGCAAGGAAACGTCCGGCACCATGCACCGACGAAGCAACAGAAAGTGCACTACAGGCGCCCGAGAAAGTGTCTGCTAGTGCTCAGCGAACTCCCTCTCCTAGTGATAATGTGCCGCGCCGGTTTTATCAGCGTAGTAAGGAGAGTGCCACAAAGAAGCCCAAAGGGAGCAAGACCACAGATTTACCTGTGGCCAAGGGCGATGAAACacaaaagctttag